The Aquipuribacter hungaricus sequence CCCCAAGACCTCGGGCGGCAAGGGCATGCACGTCTACGTCCGGATCCCGCCGGACCACGGCTTCACCGACGTCCGCCGGGCCGCGCTCGCCTTCGCCCGCGAGGTGGAGCGCCGGGCGCCCGACGACGTGACGACGACGTGGTGGCGCAAGGACCGCGACCCGCACGCGCTGTTCGTCGACTACAACCAGAACGCCCGCGACCACACCATCGCGGCCGCCTACTCGGTCAGAGGGACGCCGCAGGGCACGGTGTCGACGCCGGTCCGCTGGGACGAGGTCGACGACGCCGAGCCGGACGACTTCACCATCGCCACCGTGCCCGCCCGCTTCGCCGAGCTCGGCGACCTGCACGCCGGCATCGACGACCATGTGTTCGACATCGCGCCGCTGCTGGAGTGGGCCGAGCGCGACGAGGCCCGGGGCGCCGAGGTGCCGCCGGAGCCCGAGCCCGCACCGGACTGACCGACGTCCGAGCCCGTCCCACGGCGTCCGCGCCAGACCCGCCCTGGTGGCGGCCCACCCGCACGAGGAGGAGCACGCATGGCTCGACCCGAGGACCAGGACCTCACCGGCCAGGACCCGTTGTCCAGCGCCGCCGAGGGTGACGACGACCCGGGCTCGGCCGCGCTCGCGGTGCCGGGAGAGGACGCGGACGGCATCGAGGGCGAGCGCCCCGACGCCGACGGACCGTCCTTCGCCGAGGCCGGCCCGCCGCCCGAGGCCGCGGACGAGACGCCGCTGACCGACGTGGTGCCGGACTCCCCGGGCACCGAGCCCGCGTAGGGGGCTACCGCCTGGCCTAGAGCAGGCCCATGACGGTGCCGCCGTAGGTGTAGAGCCCGACGAAGGGGGTGGCCACCGCCGCCGCGACGACGGGGGCTGCCACCTGCGCCGCGGCCCCGCGGAGCCGGCGCACCGAGGCCCACGCGGTCACGGCGACCCCGACCAGCACCGAGCCCCACCAGTACGCGGCCGGCGTGCTCTCGCTGACGACCGTCAGCCCGTACGCCGCCTCGCCGACGAGGATCCCCGCCAGGGCTCCTAGTCCCAGTGCCGCCCGGAGGTCGCGCCGGGTGCGGGCCCAGTACGCGCCCAGCCCCGCCGGCGGCCCGACGGTCACGCTCAGGACCCCCCAGAACAGCAGGAGCGCAGAGCTGGACGGGAAGCCCCGGAGCTCGTTCGTCACGACGTAGCCGGCGAGCATGGCGAGCATCGCGAGGGCGCCGACCAGCGCGGCGGTACGCGCCGAGCGGGGCAGCAGCGCGCAGGCGAAGGCCACCACGGTCCAGCTGCCCGAGGAGTTGGCCAGCGGCGTGAGGGTCTCAGGCAGGTGCGCCTGGCCGAAGGCGGTCAGCGCGCCGAGGAGGAGCGCGACGAGGACGGGGACGGTCGTCCGGGCCCAGGGGCGGTCGGGTGCTGGGGTGTCCGTGGCTGCGGGGTGCTGCTCGCCGGCCCCGGCCGGTTCGAGGTGAGGGGCCGGGCTGCCGGCCGGCGCCAGGGCTCGTGCCGGGGTTGGGGGCGGTGCTGGCTGCATACGTTCGACGGTAGGTCGGCGGGCGTGTGTGGCGCGTCCGCCTGGGGGGCGACCTTCGAGCGCAGGTGCGGTGGGGAGGTCCTCCTGTGGGTGGACAGGCGGCGGGATCGGGTTGGCGCCCGGCGCGGACGGCGTGTGCCCGGTCACCTCATCTCTGAGAGCACTCGTCCGCTGTAGGTCCTGGTCCGGCTGCTGGCTACGAACTTTCCTCTGGTCCGCGGCCGTCGTCCCGTCCTCGACCGCCCGGCGGGTCTCGCCGGCAGGCCCGCCCTCGCCGGCCGTCCCTCGCTCGCCTGCCGTACGTCTCGTCGGCTCGTCACCCGGTGGCGGGTCGCCTCGTCTCCCGCGTCTCCCGCGTCTCCCGCGTCTCCCGCGTCTCCCGCGTCTCCCGCGTCTCCCGCGTCTCCCGCGTCTCCCGCGTCTCCCGCGTCTCCCGCGCCCCGGCGGCGCGTCGTCCCCGTGGTCCGGTGGCCCATCCGCGGGCCGACCCTCACGACCTGCCGGCGGCGTGCTCTCGGGGCTGTGTGCACAGGCGCGGCGAGGGACCACTTGTCCACAGCGACCGCCGATGCGGGCTCACGTTCGAACACATGTTCGAAACAATGGGCCGGAACGCGAGGGGGTGGGGATATGGACAACGGTGATGCTGCCGGTGATGCTGCCGGTGACGCTGGTGCCGGGGGCGCGCCGTTGCTCGAGACCCTGAGACGCCTGGCCGCGTGCGCCGCCGAGCTCGACAGCCTGCTCGGTCCCGAGCAGGTGTGGCGCAGCACCGACCGCGACGTCCTGTCGGCGGTCGTCGAGCTGTCGCGCACCCGGAGCGCCCTGGACGGAGCCCACCTGCGCCTGGTCCGCGAGGTCGACGCGCGCGGGGTGGCGACGGCGTCCCCGGTCGCGACCTCACCCGAGGGGTTCCTCCGCAGCTCCTGCCTCGTCGGTGCGGCCCAGGCACGGCGCGACGTTGTCGCGGCCCGGGCGACCGCGCCGGGCGAGGTGCTCGAGCCGCTGGCCCGCCTGCTGCAGGACGGTCGGTGCACCCGCGGGCACGTCGACCAGGCGGTCAGGGTGCTCGACTGCATCCCGGAGGAGGTGCGGGAGCGACCCGGTGCCGGGGAGCTGATCTCGGACTACCTGCTCGTCGCCGCGCGGGATGCCTCCCCGCTGGACCTCCAGCACGCCGGCCAGCAGCTGGTGCGCACGCTCCTGCCAGAGCCGGACGAGCGGCTCGACCGTCTGTCCCACCAGCGCCGCTTCCTCGACCTGGCGACCGATGCGACCGGCATGACGGTGGGCCGTCTGCAGCTCGACCCTGTCGCCGGTGCCGCCCTGCGGACGGCGCTCCAGCGGTGGAGCGGGCCCGAGTCCGGCGCTGACGGCGAGCCGGACACCCGCGGTCCCCGCCAGCGGCGGGCCGACGCGCTCTCCGCGCTCGTCGACAGCGCGCTCGCCGTCCAGCAGCCACGTCGCGGCGAGCGGCCCCGCGTCGTCCTCCACATGACGCCCGACCAGCTGACGGACATCCGTACCCGGTCGGACGAGGCTGCGACCACCCGCCTGGGTGGCCTGGGCGGCCCGGATGACCCGAGAGGCGGGGCCGGCGCGGCCGGCATGCCCGAGGTGGAGGGTCAGGGACCCGTCCCGGCATGGGCGGCCCGGCGGCTCGTCTGCGACGCCGTGCTCCAGCGGGTCGTCGCTGCCCCGTCGGAGGGACCGCTCGACGTCGGCCGGACGGAACGGCTCGCGACGCTCGCGCAGCGGCGTGCCCTCGCGGCACGTGACGGCGGCTGCGTGGTGCCCGGGTGCGGCGCTGCCCCCGACATCTGCGACGCCCACCACGTCGTCCACTGGGTCGACGGCGGGCGCACGGACCTGGTCAACCTCGTCCTGCTGTGCCCCGGCCACCACACCGCGGTGCACGCCGGGACCTGGGGGGTGGCCGTGGACGACGCTCACCAGGTGACGGTGACGCCCCCGCGCTGGGTCGACCCGGAGCGCCGGCCCCGTCCGGCCTGGAGCCAGCGCGCACGTCAGATGCGTGACGAGCTGTCCCGGCGGCTGGCGTCAGAGGCACCGCACTCCTCACCTATCGATGAAGCACGCGGTGAGGACTGCCTGGGCGAAGACAGACCCCACCACCCGCCCGGCGCGGACCCGCCCAGCGCGCACCCGCTCGCCGCGAACTCGTTGATCGCGGGCCCGTTCAGCCAGAACCTCTTCCATGACGAGGCCACCGCTGAGACGTTGCCCGGCCGCGACCCGAGCGCTGAGGGCCAGGAGGGTCGGAGTCCCACCGGTCACGACATGTCCCGCGCGGAGCGGGGCGAGGAGAACCTCTTCGACCCGGGATCAGTAGGTAACCCGTCGCGGCACCCCGGTATGAGGGCGGAGGCGCTGCCGCCGTGAGGTCCGATGGACGCCTCATCGCTGAAGACAGCGACGTGCCGGTGGTCCGGGCCCGGACCACCGGCACGTCGGGCCGCGCCGCGAGGGGTCTACTTGCCCCCGCCCGGGGACGCCGCGACGCCGTCGACGAAGTACCGCTGGCCCAGGAAGAACAGCAGGACCATCGGCAGCGTGGTGATGACGGACGCCGTCACCACGACCTCCCACTGGAAGTTGCCGCTGCCCACGAACCGGTCGAGCAGGATCTTGAGCCCGAGCGGGATGGTGAACAGCTCCTCGTCGCGCAGGTAGATGAGCGGGCCCATGAGGTTCGTCCACGCCGCCTGCACCTCGAACAGCAGCGTGAGGACGACGGCGGGCTTGCACAGCGGCAGGGCCATCCGCCAGAAGATCGACCAGTTGCCGGCGCCGTCGACCCGGGCCGCCTCGAAGATCTCCCTCGGCATCCCGAGGAAGAACTGCCGCAGCAGGAAGACGTAGAACGCGCTGCCGAACAGCCCGCCGGCCCACAGCGGGACCTGGGTGTTGACCAGGCCGAGCGAGTCCCAGATCAGGTACGTCGGGATCATCGTCACCGCGCCGGGGAGCATCATCGTGGCGAGGACGAGGCCGAACAGCAGACCCCGCCCTCGGAACTGGAAGTACGAGAACCCCCAGGCCACCAGCGCGCTGGACAGCGTCACCGTCCCCGCGGAGAGCACCGTGACGATGACGGTGTTGAGCAGCCACAGCGCGACGGGCGCCTCCTGCCAGACCGTCACGTAGTTCTGCAGCGTGGCGGTCGCGGGGATGAGGCGGTTGTCGAAGACGTCGCCGCGCGGCTTGAACGACGCGCTGACGAGCCAGACGAACGGGTAGACGAACAGCAGCGTGACGAGCCCCAGCGCCCCGAGGACGAGGACCCGCGCCACGAGCGTGCGCGCACGACGGTCACGACGTGGCGGCTTCGCGAGACCGGGCGCGGCAGCAGCCGCGCCGGGACCGGCGCCCGCACCAGCCGCACCGGCGGCACCGGCGGCACCGGCCACGCCAGCCGCACCGGCCACGCCCGCCGCACCGGCAGCACCGGTCGCGGGAGGCAGTCCGCCCGCGGTCTGCGAGGCGTCCGGGACGGCGGTCACCGGTCGGCCTCGTAGTAGACGACGCGGCGGGACACCAGGAGCTGCACCCCGGTGATCGCGAGGACCACGAGGAACAGCAGCCAGGCCAGCGCGGAGGCGTAGCCCATGTTGAAGAACTGGAACGCCTGCTGGAACAGGTAGATCGCGTAGAACAGCGCCGCGTCGTTGCCGTACCCGCCGGTGGAGCCGAAGTACGCCGTGTAGGCCTCGGTGAAGGTCTGCAGACCGTCGATGGTGTTGACCACGACGAGGAAGAACAGGGGCCCGCTGACCATCGGCATCGTCACGTGCCAGGTGCGGCGGAAGAAGCCGGCACCGTCCATCTTCGCGGCGTCCAGCAGCTCCCGCGGCACCCCCCGCAGGGCGGCGAGCAGGATGAGCACCGAGCCGCCGACCGTCCACAGGCTCATGAGCACCAGGCCCGGCTTGATCCACGCCGAGTCGGTCGTCCAGTTGGGGCCGTCGATGCCGAACCAGCCGAGCGCGGTGTTGAGCAGCCCGTCCTGCCCGTTGAGCAGCAGCAGGACGAGCACGCCGACGGCGACCGGCGGCGTCATCCGCGGCAGGAAGAACGCCGTGCGGAAGAAGCCCATGCTCCGTCCGGCCTTGTCCAGCAGCAGGGCCAGCGCGAACGACAGGGTGACGTACAGCGGCACCTGCAGCAGCGTGAACACCACCGTGTTGCCCAGTGCCAGCTGCACGTTGGGGTCGCCGGCCAGCCGCACGTAGTTCTCGAGGCCCACGAACGTCGGGGCGTTGATGATGTCGTAGTCGGTCAGCGACAGGTACAGGCTGTAGCCGATCGGCCAGGCCGTGAAGACGAGGAAGCCGATGATCCACGGGCTGAGGAACGCCAGTGCCGACAGCACCGTGCGGCGCCGGTTGCGGCGCTGGCTCGGCCGTAGCGGGACCTTCGGGCCGCGACCCTTGCCGGCACCGCCCAACCGACCCCGGCCGGGGCGGCGGACGGACGCGGTCGCGCCCGCCGCCGCCGGGGTCGCGACCGCCGTCACCGGTCGGCGCTCGCGGACGGGGCGGGCTGCACCGACGGCTCGCCGCCGGAGGCGTCCCACGTCTCCCACGCGCTGTCGAGGGCGGCCTGCGCCTCCTCCTGGGCCCGGGCGAGCGACTCCGCCGGGGTCTCCTGGCCGTTGAGGACCCGGTTGACCGCGTCCTGCCAGGCCTCGGTGAACTCGGCGTCCGCCGGGTTGGCGGGCAGGGCGAAGGTGTTGTCGTTGGCCTCGTAGGTCGCCTCGATGCCGCTCTGCCACGGCTCGTCGGTGTCGGCGACCAGCTCGCGGATCGCGGCGTCGGCCTCGGTGTTGCCGGTGAGCAGCCCGGTGAAGGGCTTGCCCTCCTCCTCGCGCGCCTGCTGGCGGGCCTCGGCGGCCGCCATCCAGCTGTCGACCTCGGTCATGGTCTTGGCGTAGCGGCAGGCCGCCTCGGGGTTGCTGCTGCCGGTGGGCACGGCCCACGAGCCGCCGCCGGCGAAGGCGATGGTCTGGCCCTGGCGGTCCTTGAAGGTGTCGAAGGTGACCGGGGCGTCGGGGGAGACGTCGTTGAGGACGTTGATGTACCACTGCTCGATCGGGAAGGCGCCGAGCGTGCCGGCGGCGAACTGGTTGTCGGCGCCGAAGAAGTCCGAGGCGTCGCGCAGCGCGGACACGTCGCCGAAGCCGCCCTGGCGCTCCAGCACCTCGACGGCGAGCTCGAGGGCCTCGACGGCCTTGGGGTCGTCGAGCTGCGCGGTGCGCCCGTCCTCGCTGAGCAGGCCCGCCCCGTTCGACCGCGCCCACAGCGGGAAGAAGTCGGGCAGCTTGCTGTCGTAGCCGATGGCGTCCGGCCCGGCCGCCGTGGCGAGCGCGTCGGTGGCGGTGAGCACGCCCTCCCAGTCGGAGCCGTCGACCTGGGCGGTCGTCACCCCGGCCTGCTCGAGCAGCTGCGGGTTGGCCGCGAGCACCTGGACCACGTTGAACTCGGGGATGGCGTAGACGTCGCCGTCGAGGGTGACCTGGTCGACCGCGGTCTGGACGTAGGCGGACATGTCGATGTCCTCGCCCTCGATGCACCGGGTCAGCGGGGCGATGGCGCCGCGGGAGGCGAAGGAGCCGACCTGGGCGCGGGTGGTGTAGATGAGGTCGGGGGCGTCGCCGCTGGCGACGGCGGTGAGGAAGCGCTGCGGGTCGAGCCCGCCCTCGACGAGCTGGACGTCGACGCCGGACAGCTCCTCCTCCGCCCGGGCGGCCCGGACCTCGGCGACCTCGTCGTTGAGGCCGAAGCCGAGGACCTCCAGCGGGCCGTCGACCTCCGCCCCGGAGTCGTAGCTGGCCTCGGCGGCGGCCTCCCCGCCCCCCCGGCCCTGGGCGCAGCCGGCCAGGGCGACGGCCCCGACGACGAGCAGCGTGGTGAGCCGGACGGGGCGGGAGCGCACGGGGTGGGAGCGCACGGGGTGGGAGCGCACGGTGTGAGAGCGCACGGTGGGGCCTCCTCGGGGTCGGGGCAGGTCGGTCGCCAGCGGCAGGCCTGGACGACGCCGTCCGGACCTGGAGGGTGAGTCCTGACTACTCCTGCCCCGGCGCCTGCACCACTCGTGGGGCAAAACATCTTCGCGCGCGAAGAGTCGGGCCCGCAGAGCCGGGGAGAGACCCCGGCCCGCAGCCCCACCCGGTCAGGCCGAGGACCCCTCGGGGCCCCCGAAGGCGCCGCGGAACCGGGCCGCGGGGTGCCGCTCGTCGAGCCGTCCGCCGTCCTGGCGGCCGAAGAGCTTCTCGCGGAAGGTCCCCGGCGCGTACTCCTCCTGCGCCAGTCCGCGGCGGCGCAGCTCGGGGAGCAGCCCTTCGACGACCTCGGTGTAGCTGTCCGGCAGCACGTGGTTGATGATGTTGATGCCGTCGACGCCGGCGTCCTGCCACTGCTCCAGCCGGTCGGCGACCTGCTCCGGCGTGCCGACGAGCCGCATCATCTCCGAGCGGTACCGGACCATGTCCTCGATGGTCGGGTCGCCGCCGGGCACCGAGTCGATGATCGCCTGGTGCACCCCGCGCACGCCCTGGACCTCGAGGTCCTTGAGCCGGGTGTCCACCGGGGCGTCGCCCAGGTCGACGCCCATGCCGCCGAGCATGTGCGCGGCGAGCCCCTCGACGGACAGGTGCTCGTCGTAGTCCGCCTTGAGCCGGCGCGCCTCGGCCTCGGTGCTGCCGACCACCAGCGACAGGCCGGTGAAGAACTTGACGTCGTCGGCGCGGCGGCCGTGCTCGACGGCGAGGCGGCGGACGGTGGTGGTGACCTTGGCCGCGCCCGCGGGTGAGCCGGCGAACATGAACACCGCCTCGGCGTTGCGGGCGGCGAAGTCCATGCCGACCGGCGAGGTGCCGGCCTGGAAGAGCACCGGGGTGCGCTGCGGCGACGGGGCCACCAGGTGCGGCCCCTCGACGGAGTACCGCTCGCCGCGGTGGTGGACCTTGTGGATGCGGCCCGGGACCGAGAAGACGCCGGCCGCCCGGTCCTTGACCTCGGCGTCGTCGTCCCAGCTGCCCTCGAGCAGCTTGTAGACGACGTCGACGTACTCCTCGGCCCAGGCGTAGCGCTCGTCGTGGGGGGTGAGCCCGGGCAGGCCGTAGTTGCGGTGAGCGTTCTCCAGGGCCGAGGTGACGATGTTCCAGCCGACCCGGCCGCGGGTGAGGTGGTCGAGCGTCGCCGCGCGGCGGGCGAACGTGAACGGGTGCTCTTGGATGACGGAGCTCGTCCACGCCAGGCCGATGTGCTCGGTGACGGCGCCAAGGGCGGACAGCATCACCGACGGGTCGAGCGAGGGGATCTGGATGCCCTCGCGGACGAAGGTGTCCCAGCCACCCCGGTGGTCGCCGTAGAGCCCGACCACGTCGGCGAAGAACATCGCGTCGAACCGGGCGTCCTCGAGCTGGCGGGCCAGGTCCGTCCACAGCGACAGCTCGTCGTAGCGGTCCTGCTGGGCGCGGGGGTGGCGCCACAGCCCCTCCAGGATGTGGCCGGGCGTGGCCATGAGGAACGCGCTCAGCAGCAGCCGGGGACGCCCGGGTGCGCCGGGACCGGGCAAGGGGGCGGGGGCGGTACCGGGGTCGGGGGTGCTCACAGGCGCTTGTCCAGTCGTCGCACGGTCAGGGTCCCGGCGGCCTGCACCAGCTGGACGAGCACGATGATCACCACGACCGTCGCGACCATCACCCCCGTCTCGTAGCGGTAGTAGCCGTACCGGATGGCGAAGTCGCCGATGCCGCCGCCGCCGGCCAGGCCGGCGATCGCGGAGTACGAGATGAAGCTCACGACCATGATCGTGATGGAGCCGGCCAGGGCGGGCCGGGCCTCGACGAGCAGGACGCTCCACAGGGTGCGGACCTTGCCGGCGCCCAGGGAGCGTGCGGCCTCGACGACGCCGAGCGGGACCTGGAGCAGGTTCTGCTCGACGAAGCGGGCCAGGTAGGCGGCGGCGTTGACGGTCAGCGGCACGGTCACCGCGACCGTCCCCAGGCTGGTCCCGACCACGAGCCGGGTGATGGGGATCATGGCGATGAGCAGGATGATGAACGGGAACGACCGGACGACGTTGACGACCGTGTTGACCGCCCGGTAGACGAGCGGGCTCGGTGCCAGGCCACCGGGCCGGGTGGCGTACATGAGCATCCCGAGCGGGACGGCGACGAGCACCGCGAGCGGCACGGCGATGGCGACCATGAGGGCGGTCTCGCCGAGAGCGGCGCCCATCTCGGGCAGGACGTCGACGACGCGGGCGAGCTCGGCGCCCAGGCCTGCGGTCTCAGCCACGCTCCACCACCGCCTCCAGCCGGTCCAGCGAGACCGGGGCCCGCGGTGGGACGACGGCGTCGGGCTCGGTCCGGCCGTGGTCGACGGGGGCGAGCCGGATCTCGTCGTCGAGCAGGAAGCGGGCGATCTCGCTGCGCGGGGCCAGCGGGCTGCCGTCCAGGCGCAGGTGCTCGACGACCCGGCCGGACTCCATGACGGCGACGTCCCCGGCCAGGGCCTTGACGACGTTCATCTGGTGGGTGACCAGGACGATGGTGATGCCCAGGCGCTCGTTGACCTCCTTGAGGTACTGCAGCACCGTGATCGTCGTCTGCGGGTCGACCGCGCTGGTCGGCTCGTCGCACAGCAGCACCGACGGCTCGTTGGCCAGCGCCCGGGCGATCGCCACCCGCTGCTTCTGCCCGCCCGACAGCTTGGACGGGTAGGCGTCGGCCTTGTCGGACAGGTCGACGACCGCGAGGCTCCGGGCCACCTTGGCCGCGCGCCCTGCCTTGGGGGCACCCGCGACGCGGAGCGCGAGCTCGACGTTCTGGGCCGCGGTGAGGTTCTCCAGCAGGTTGAAGTGCTGGAAGATCATGCCGATCTTGGCCCGCCGGGCGCGCAGCTCGCGCTCCGGCAGCGTCGTCAGCTCCTCGCCGTCGACGACGACCGAGCCGCTGTCGGGCCGCTCGAGCAGGTTGACGGTGCGGACCAGGGTCGACTTGCCGGCACCGCTGAAGCCGATGATCCCCTGCACGGCGCCGCGCTCGACGTGCAGGTCGACGTCGTCGACGGCCGTCGTGGTGCCGCCGGCGGTGGTGAAGGTCTTCGTGACCCCGCGGAGGGTGATCACCCCTCGGTCCACCAGTCGGCGACCTGCTCCTGCGGGTCCTCGTCCCAGGGCAGCGGCGCCCAGTCGCCGTAGAAGTCGGTGTAGAACGCCCGCACCTCGTCGCTCTGGAACGCCTCGCGCAGCGCCTCGGTCTTCTCGGAGCCGACCGCGTCGGGGGCGCCGCCGAAGACGATCCGGTAGGGGATGGCGTCCAGGTCGTCCTCGAACAGCAGCGCGTCCTCGTTGGGGTCGAGCTCCATCTCGATGGCCTGGCGGATGAAGAGGAAGCCGGCGTCGACGTCGGGCAGGGTCTGCGTGAGCGTCTGCTGGTCGACCTCGACGAACTCGAAGCCGCGCGGGTTGTCGGTGATGTCCTCCTGGCTCGTGGAGACCACCTGGGCGCCCTCGGCGAGCTCGAGCAGCCCGGCCCCGGCGAGCAGGTGCAGCGCGCGGCCGTTGTTCGCCGGGTCGACGGGCAGCGCGATCCGGGCGCCGTCGGGCAGGTCCTCGATGCTGTCGTGCGTCACGGAGTACACGCCGGCGGGGGAGCCGACCGCGTAGAACAGCGGGACGACGTCGGTGCCGTTGTCGCGGTTGAACGTCTGCAGGTAGGCGCCGTGCTGGAAGAAGTTGAAGTCGAACTCCCCGGTGGAGACCGCGTTGTTCGGCTGCACGATGTCGGTGACGTACGTGATGTCGACGGTCCAGCCGTCGGCCTCGAGCGTCTCGGCGGCGATCTCGAGCGGGCCGGAGTAGGCCGGGGTGTCGGTCGCCACGACGGTGATCTCGCGGTCGCCCGCAGGGGCACCGCCGCCGGCGGACCCGGAGGCGGCGGGCTCGGCGGAGGAGGCCTCGCCGCCGGCGCCGCAGCCGGCCACGACGA is a genomic window containing:
- a CDS encoding HNH endonuclease signature motif containing protein, translating into MDNGDAAGDAAGDAGAGGAPLLETLRRLAACAAELDSLLGPEQVWRSTDRDVLSAVVELSRTRSALDGAHLRLVREVDARGVATASPVATSPEGFLRSSCLVGAAQARRDVVAARATAPGEVLEPLARLLQDGRCTRGHVDQAVRVLDCIPEEVRERPGAGELISDYLLVAARDASPLDLQHAGQQLVRTLLPEPDERLDRLSHQRRFLDLATDATGMTVGRLQLDPVAGAALRTALQRWSGPESGADGEPDTRGPRQRRADALSALVDSALAVQQPRRGERPRVVLHMTPDQLTDIRTRSDEAATTRLGGLGGPDDPRGGAGAAGMPEVEGQGPVPAWAARRLVCDAVLQRVVAAPSEGPLDVGRTERLATLAQRRALAARDGGCVVPGCGAAPDICDAHHVVHWVDGGRTDLVNLVLLCPGHHTAVHAGTWGVAVDDAHQVTVTPPRWVDPERRPRPAWSQRARQMRDELSRRLASEAPHSSPIDEARGEDCLGEDRPHHPPGADPPSAHPLAANSLIAGPFSQNLFHDEATAETLPGRDPSAEGQEGRSPTGHDMSRAERGEENLFDPGSVGNPSRHPGMRAEALPP
- a CDS encoding MetQ/NlpA family ABC transporter substrate-binding protein, which encodes MSTTPRPSTTRRAALGTGLLVGALVVAGCGAGGEASSAEPAASGSAGGGAPAGDREITVVATDTPAYSGPLEIAAETLEADGWTVDITYVTDIVQPNNAVSTGEFDFNFFQHGAYLQTFNRDNGTDVVPLFYAVGSPAGVYSVTHDSIEDLPDGARIALPVDPANNGRALHLLAGAGLLELAEGAQVVSTSQEDITDNPRGFEFVEVDQQTLTQTLPDVDAGFLFIRQAIEMELDPNEDALLFEDDLDAIPYRIVFGGAPDAVGSEKTEALREAFQSDEVRAFYTDFYGDWAPLPWDEDPQEQVADWWTEG
- a CDS encoding methionine ABC transporter permease gives rise to the protein MAETAGLGAELARVVDVLPEMGAALGETALMVAIAVPLAVLVAVPLGMLMYATRPGGLAPSPLVYRAVNTVVNVVRSFPFIILLIAMIPITRLVVGTSLGTVAVTVPLTVNAAAYLARFVEQNLLQVPLGVVEAARSLGAGKVRTLWSVLLVEARPALAGSITIMVVSFISYSAIAGLAGGGGIGDFAIRYGYYRYETGVMVATVVVIIVLVQLVQAAGTLTVRRLDKRL
- a CDS encoding methionine ABC transporter ATP-binding protein; this translates as MITLRGVTKTFTTAGGTTTAVDDVDLHVERGAVQGIIGFSGAGKSTLVRTVNLLERPDSGSVVVDGEELTTLPERELRARRAKIGMIFQHFNLLENLTAAQNVELALRVAGAPKAGRAAKVARSLAVVDLSDKADAYPSKLSGGQKQRVAIARALANEPSVLLCDEPTSAVDPQTTITVLQYLKEVNERLGITIVLVTHQMNVVKALAGDVAVMESGRVVEHLRLDGSPLAPRSEIARFLLDDEIRLAPVDHGRTEPDAVVPPRAPVSLDRLEAVVERG
- a CDS encoding ABC transporter substrate-binding protein — translated: MRSHTVRSHPVRSHPVRSRPVRLTTLLVVGAVALAGCAQGRGGGEAAAEASYDSGAEVDGPLEVLGFGLNDEVAEVRAARAEEELSGVDVQLVEGGLDPQRFLTAVASGDAPDLIYTTRAQVGSFASRGAIAPLTRCIEGEDIDMSAYVQTAVDQVTLDGDVYAIPEFNVVQVLAANPQLLEQAGVTTAQVDGSDWEGVLTATDALATAAGPDAIGYDSKLPDFFPLWARSNGAGLLSEDGRTAQLDDPKAVEALELAVEVLERQGGFGDVSALRDASDFFGADNQFAAGTLGAFPIEQWYINVLNDVSPDAPVTFDTFKDRQGQTIAFAGGGSWAVPTGSSNPEAACRYAKTMTEVDSWMAAAEARQQAREEEGKPFTGLLTGNTEADAAIRELVADTDEPWQSGIEATYEANDNTFALPANPADAEFTEAWQDAVNRVLNGQETPAESLARAQEEAQAALDSAWETWDASGGEPSVQPAPSASADR
- a CDS encoding carbohydrate ABC transporter permease, translated to MTAVATPAAAGATASVRRPGRGRLGGAGKGRGPKVPLRPSQRRNRRRTVLSALAFLSPWIIGFLVFTAWPIGYSLYLSLTDYDIINAPTFVGLENYVRLAGDPNVQLALGNTVVFTLLQVPLYVTLSFALALLLDKAGRSMGFFRTAFFLPRMTPPVAVGVLVLLLLNGQDGLLNTALGWFGIDGPNWTTDSAWIKPGLVLMSLWTVGGSVLILLAALRGVPRELLDAAKMDGAGFFRRTWHVTMPMVSGPLFFLVVVNTIDGLQTFTEAYTAYFGSTGGYGNDAALFYAIYLFQQAFQFFNMGYASALAWLLFLVVLAITGVQLLVSRRVVYYEADR
- a CDS encoding DUF6518 family protein produces the protein MQPAPPPTPARALAPAGSPAPHLEPAGAGEQHPAATDTPAPDRPWARTTVPVLVALLLGALTAFGQAHLPETLTPLANSSGSWTVVAFACALLPRSARTAALVGALAMLAMLAGYVVTNELRGFPSSSALLLFWGVLSVTVGPPAGLGAYWARTRRDLRAALGLGALAGILVGEAAYGLTVVSESTPAAYWWGSVLVGVAVTAWASVRRLRGAAAQVAAPVVAAAVATPFVGLYTYGGTVMGLL
- a CDS encoding NtaA/DmoA family FMN-dependent monooxygenase; its protein translation is MSTPDPGTAPAPLPGPGAPGRPRLLLSAFLMATPGHILEGLWRHPRAQQDRYDELSLWTDLARQLEDARFDAMFFADVVGLYGDHRGGWDTFVREGIQIPSLDPSVMLSALGAVTEHIGLAWTSSVIQEHPFTFARRAATLDHLTRGRVGWNIVTSALENAHRNYGLPGLTPHDERYAWAEEYVDVVYKLLEGSWDDDAEVKDRAAGVFSVPGRIHKVHHRGERYSVEGPHLVAPSPQRTPVLFQAGTSPVGMDFAARNAEAVFMFAGSPAGAAKVTTTVRRLAVEHGRRADDVKFFTGLSLVVGSTEAEARRLKADYDEHLSVEGLAAHMLGGMGVDLGDAPVDTRLKDLEVQGVRGVHQAIIDSVPGGDPTIEDMVRYRSEMMRLVGTPEQVADRLEQWQDAGVDGINIINHVLPDSYTEVVEGLLPELRRRGLAQEEYAPGTFREKLFGRQDGGRLDERHPAARFRGAFGGPEGSSA
- a CDS encoding carbohydrate ABC transporter permease produces the protein MAGAAGAAGAAGAGAGPGAAAAAPGLAKPPRRDRRARTLVARVLVLGALGLVTLLFVYPFVWLVSASFKPRGDVFDNRLIPATATLQNYVTVWQEAPVALWLLNTVIVTVLSAGTVTLSSALVAWGFSYFQFRGRGLLFGLVLATMMLPGAVTMIPTYLIWDSLGLVNTQVPLWAGGLFGSAFYVFLLRQFFLGMPREIFEAARVDGAGNWSIFWRMALPLCKPAVVLTLLFEVQAAWTNLMGPLIYLRDEELFTIPLGLKILLDRFVGSGNFQWEVVVTASVITTLPMVLLFFLGQRYFVDGVAASPGGGK